From the genome of Bacteroidales bacterium, one region includes:
- a CDS encoding protein kinase, protein MIGTKIFNYRITRLIGEGGMARVYEAVHEKFDKRSVAIKILDPILNANADIRHRFENEARIMASLDHPNIVKVLDYTDDSDRLAIVMEYLEGSTLSDFVKTNGALSPETASSLMLSILDAFQYAHDHGIIHRDVKPSNILLDDKLRPKIMDFGIAKLLTDNSLTRTGTQMGTPTYMSPEQVRDVKDIDHRSDIYSLGVTLYFMITGAAPYSAATLSTFDIYTKIVHEPLPALTSNIQFSSVIAKATAKDPKDRFSTCMEMADSLKLSQRTESSPVMNHDDEKTLILTDQILPPIRKETITKAKPTLTKEKKLAADKPVKPKPIASDESQKKFPIKKLILAVIAVLLIIAAFAIFKTEILSGGGKLSNSIDSVSYSFGVMEGQYLQQRFDTIHLPALKKGIMQTSRYTSIEPPDQNVMFMYSSNNLKNNNYNEKGCADFFANFGALLFKNVSGDMIHDLEGKLFYAGIEDVIAGKELKISFNDAVEYSNSFPGSKSKFASFKNSGVEKQYFADLKNRAGMTQASNGVYYEVIRDGSGAFSQHNNSVSLRYNIKNLNGEVLHVGDGSYYTIKSLLPAWRDVVQKMKKGSFFRIHVPSKAAYGVIGLDSSIKPYQTLICEVELLNFN, encoded by the coding sequence ATGATAGGCACCAAAATTTTTAATTACAGAATTACCCGCTTGATCGGCGAAGGGGGAATGGCCAGGGTTTATGAAGCCGTTCATGAAAAATTTGACAAGCGCAGCGTAGCTATTAAAATTCTTGATCCAATTTTAAACGCCAATGCCGATATCCGGCATCGCTTTGAAAATGAAGCAAGGATCATGGCTTCACTTGACCATCCTAATATCGTTAAAGTGCTGGACTACACGGATGATTCTGACAGATTAGCCATTGTGATGGAGTATCTCGAAGGCTCAACCTTGAGCGACTTTGTGAAGACAAACGGTGCTTTGTCACCAGAAACGGCCAGTTCTCTGATGCTCAGCATTCTTGATGCCTTCCAGTATGCTCATGACCACGGAATTATCCACCGCGATGTGAAGCCTTCCAATATTTTGCTTGATGATAAGCTGAGGCCTAAGATCATGGATTTTGGCATTGCCAAATTGCTCACTGATAATAGTTTGACCCGCACAGGAACACAAATGGGCACGCCAACCTATATGAGCCCCGAACAAGTTAGGGATGTGAAAGATATTGATCATCGCAGTGATATTTATTCGCTTGGTGTTACCTTGTACTTCATGATTACCGGGGCAGCACCATACAGTGCAGCTACTCTTTCAACTTTTGACATTTATACGAAGATTGTTCATGAACCACTTCCGGCGCTGACTTCAAACATTCAATTCAGCAGTGTTATTGCTAAAGCTACGGCAAAAGATCCAAAGGATCGTTTTAGCACATGCATGGAAATGGCTGATTCGCTTAAGCTTAGTCAGCGTACAGAATCGTCGCCTGTTATGAATCATGATGATGAGAAAACACTCATTTTAACCGATCAAATCCTTCCTCCCATTAGAAAAGAAACCATTACCAAGGCAAAGCCAACGCTAACAAAAGAAAAGAAGCTCGCTGCGGATAAACCTGTAAAGCCCAAACCCATCGCTAGCGATGAAAGCCAAAAAAAGTTTCCAATAAAAAAGCTCATACTTGCTGTTATCGCTGTTCTGTTGATTATTGCAGCATTTGCGATCTTCAAAACAGAAATTTTGAGTGGTGGTGGAAAGCTTTCCAATTCTATTGATTCCGTATCATATTCCTTCGGGGTAATGGAAGGTCAGTACCTTCAGCAGCGGTTTGATACGATCCACCTTCCTGCCTTAAAAAAAGGAATCATGCAAACCTCACGTTACACCAGCATAGAACCACCCGATCAAAATGTAATGTTCATGTATTCCAGTAATAACCTTAAGAATAACAATTACAATGAGAAAGGATGCGCAGATTTCTTTGCCAATTTTGGAGCACTCTTATTCAAAAACGTAAGTGGCGACATGATCCATGATTTAGAAGGCAAACTCTTTTATGCCGGGATAGAGGATGTAATTGCAGGGAAGGAGTTAAAGATCAGTTTTAACGATGCTGTCGAATATTCTAACTCATTTCCGGGAAGCAAATCAAAATTTGCATCATTTAAAAATTCTGGCGTTGAAAAACAATATTTCGCTGATCTTAAAAACCGGGCAGGAATGACACAGGCTTCAAACGGAGTATATTATGAAGTTATCAGAGATGGAAGCGGAGCATTCTCCCAGCACAACAACAGTGTCAGCCTCAGATACAATATTAAAAACCTGAATGGAGAGGTACTTCATGTTGGAGATGGAAGTTATTATACCATAAAATCACTGTTGCCAGCCTGGAGGGATGTGGTTCAGAAAATGAAAAAAGGATCATTCTTCAGAATACATGTTCCTTCAAAAGCCGCGTATGGCGTCATTGGTCTGGATAGCAGCATCAAACCCTACCAGACTCTTATTTGCGAAGTTGAGTTGCTAAATTTCAATTAA
- a CDS encoding threonylcarbamoyl-AMP synthase — MTATTLPDNFNQEVQRTIEVLRAGGTILYPTDTIWGIGCDATNSRAVEKIYKLKQRVESKSLIILLESIEKLPLYIEKVPEITFDLLSSIDTPLTIIYSNARNLAKNVIAADKTIAIRIAKDPFCQELIKSFKKPIVSTSANISNEPTALTFNKISKEISTKVDYVVNLYQDRLSQTKPSTIIRLFESGEYEVIRK, encoded by the coding sequence ATGACCGCCACAACATTACCGGACAATTTCAACCAGGAGGTACAACGAACTATTGAAGTACTCCGTGCTGGCGGAACTATTTTGTATCCAACCGATACTATTTGGGGAATTGGCTGCGATGCCACCAACAGCCGCGCAGTGGAAAAAATTTACAAACTCAAGCAACGTGTTGAAAGCAAAAGCCTGATCATCCTGCTTGAAAGTATTGAGAAATTGCCTCTCTACATTGAAAAAGTGCCTGAAATAACCTTCGACTTGCTGAGTTCAATTGATACTCCCCTCACAATTATTTATTCAAACGCCAGGAACCTTGCAAAGAATGTTATCGCAGCCGACAAAACGATAGCTATCCGCATTGCGAAAGATCCATTCTGCCAGGAACTGATCAAATCATTCAAAAAACCGATTGTTTCAACCAGCGCCAATATTAGTAATGAACCCACTGCACTTACTTTCAATAAAATCTCCAAAGAAATTTCCACAAAGGTTGATTATGTTGTGAACCTCTACCAGGACAGGCTGAGCCAAACCAAACCATCAACAATAATCCGGCTTTTTGAAAGTGGAGAATATGAAGTGATAAGAAAGTAG
- a CDS encoding 2,3,4,5-tetrahydropyridine-2,6-dicarboxylate N-succinyltransferase, with protein sequence MNDLKQKIDAAWKNRELLKEVETQNAIREVVRLVDAGELRVAEPQGGKWVVNQWVKMAVVLYFPISKMEVIEVGPFEFHDKIPLKKNYKELNIRVVPHAIARRGAYIAPGVIMMPSYVNIGAYVDSGTMVDTWATVGSCAQIGKNVHLSGGVGIGGVLEPLQASPVIVEDGCFIGSRSIIVEGAHIGKEAVLGANVVLTQSTRIIDVTTAEATEYKGYVPPRSVVIPGSYEKQYPAGKYHVPCALIIGQRKASTDLKTSLNDALREFDVAV encoded by the coding sequence ATGAACGACCTCAAACAAAAAATTGACGCTGCCTGGAAAAACAGGGAGTTATTGAAGGAAGTTGAAACGCAGAACGCTATCCGTGAAGTTGTAAGGCTTGTTGATGCTGGCGAACTTCGCGTAGCTGAACCCCAAGGCGGGAAATGGGTTGTGAACCAATGGGTGAAAATGGCTGTAGTTCTGTATTTCCCGATCAGCAAAATGGAAGTCATTGAAGTGGGGCCATTTGAATTCCATGACAAAATTCCACTGAAGAAAAATTACAAGGAATTAAACATCAGGGTTGTGCCGCATGCCATTGCACGACGTGGCGCTTACATTGCGCCGGGTGTGATTATGATGCCCTCCTATGTAAACATTGGTGCTTATGTGGATAGCGGAACCATGGTTGATACATGGGCAACCGTGGGTTCCTGCGCTCAGATTGGAAAAAATGTGCATTTGAGCGGTGGAGTTGGTATTGGCGGGGTGTTGGAACCGTTGCAGGCAAGTCCGGTAATCGTTGAAGACGGATGCTTTATTGGTTCGCGCAGTATTATTGTCGAAGGCGCCCACATAGGTAAGGAAGCAGTATTGGGCGCCAATGTAGTGCTCACACAATCCACACGCATTATTGATGTAACCACCGCAGAAGCTACCGAATACAAAGGTTATGTTCCACCTCGCTCGGTGGTCATTCCCGGTTCATACGAAAAGCAATATCCTGCCGGCAAATACCATGTTCCCTGCGCCCTTATCATTGGGCAGCGCAAAGCCTCGACAGACCTTAAAACTTCTTTGAATGACGCTTTGAGGGAGTTTGATGTGGCGGTTTGA
- a CDS encoding energy transducer TonB, which produces MTETKNIERSFLPSGCLSESGMMGFIQQELTEAEMEQASAHFLHCELCRLALRGIESNPDFLEINRLLQQQIDLLITGKPSDPIHTIQPKTKAVPKRMLFYLKAFRNIAAVVPVALTLGSALWLTAAIMIYDHLSVFRRPISDPSLQTEIPNEIRELEKQIQALSPPAPQITEFNIIHEEIVFDDEISIDADEEIVIEYQPSEPFMEAEVAEDNEVFVVVEELPQFPGGQEALHKFLSQNLKYPQSAKQEKIQGTVYVTFIISNDGNVDSASILLGVHWSLDEEAMRVIRDMPQWIPGKLRGKPVNVQITMPVRFTLE; this is translated from the coding sequence ATGACTGAAACCAAAAATATAGAAAGATCATTCCTTCCTTCGGGTTGCCTCAGCGAATCCGGGATGATGGGTTTCATACAGCAGGAACTCACTGAAGCAGAAATGGAGCAAGCCAGCGCACACTTCCTGCACTGTGAGTTATGCCGACTTGCTTTACGAGGCATTGAATCTAATCCCGACTTTCTTGAAATCAATCGTTTATTGCAACAACAAATTGATTTATTGATTACTGGTAAACCATCAGACCCAATACACACAATCCAACCGAAAACCAAAGCTGTTCCGAAGCGGATGCTATTCTATCTTAAAGCATTCCGTAACATTGCCGCAGTTGTTCCAGTGGCGCTCACGCTGGGTTCAGCGCTATGGCTCACGGCTGCAATCATGATATATGATCACCTCTCTGTTTTTCGAAGACCAATAAGTGATCCTTCTTTGCAAACGGAAATACCCAACGAGATCAGAGAACTTGAGAAGCAAATACAGGCACTTTCACCCCCGGCACCGCAAATTACAGAGTTTAATATTATTCATGAAGAGATCGTGTTTGATGATGAAATCAGCATTGATGCAGATGAAGAAATCGTGATTGAGTATCAGCCATCAGAGCCTTTTATGGAAGCTGAAGTTGCTGAAGATAATGAAGTGTTTGTCGTGGTAGAGGAATTACCACAGTTTCCCGGCGGCCAGGAGGCCTTACATAAGTTTTTGAGTCAGAATCTAAAATATCCGCAATCTGCAAAGCAAGAAAAAATCCAGGGGACTGTTTACGTAACTTTTATTATTAGTAATGATGGCAATGTAGACAGCGCCAGTATCCTACTTGGTGTGCATTGGTCGCTTGATGAGGAGGCAATGCGAGTAATTCGTGATATGCCACAATGGATTCCGGGCAAACTGCGCGGAAAACCTGTGAATGTTCAGATTACGATGCCAGTAAGATTTACGCTGGAGTAA
- a CDS encoding 2-oxoisovalerate dehydrogenase translates to MTNLQSYSLQTTDKETLKKWYYLLVLGRKLDDRAPNYLKQALGWSYHAPYAGHDGIQLAIGQVFDRKTDHLFPYYRDMLTVISAGLNAEEIILNGLSKKDDLASGGRHMSNHFAKPEWNIHNVSSATGNHTLHAVGVARAMKKYNHKGVAISSQGESSVSEGYVYEAINGASNEKLPVIFVFQDNKYGISVPKRDQTANYHVAENFSGFRNLRIIYCDGKSMFDSMNAMQVAKKHAIEKQEAVIVHASTVRIHSHSNSDRHELYRDENERHCAKMSDPLDRLRTVLIRSKKFKEEELLAIEEEAHKEMMAAHRKVIKAPDPSPDSIFDFVIPEPYVSEKYPDGLHDGKKGEKMKLISALNETLKAEFRHNPDTYIWGQDIAYREKGGIFNVSKGMQQEFGIERVFNAPIAEDFIVGTANGMSRFDPKIRVVIEGAEFADYFWPAMEQVVEMSHDYWRSNGAFSPNVTIRLASGGYIGGGLYHSQTIEGALSTLPGLRIVYPSFADDAAGLLRTSMRSEGPTIFLEPKTLYNDPLAETVVPEDFEVPFGVARVRREGSDLSIITFGNTTHMSLQVADRIEKEMGKSLEVVDIRSLVPLDKESILKSVRKTGKVLVVHEDKVFAGFGGELAAIIAAEAFEYLDAPVKRVGSTFTPVGFNRILERAILPNAEKIYAVAKELLEY, encoded by the coding sequence ATGACTAATCTGCAATCATATAGCCTGCAAACTACTGATAAGGAAACTTTAAAGAAATGGTATTACCTGTTGGTGCTTGGCCGCAAACTTGACGACCGCGCCCCCAATTACCTGAAACAGGCGCTGGGCTGGTCGTACCACGCCCCTTATGCCGGACACGATGGAATTCAACTGGCTATAGGCCAGGTGTTTGACCGTAAAACCGATCATCTTTTCCCGTATTACCGCGATATGCTCACCGTGATTTCAGCCGGCTTAAATGCCGAAGAAATTATACTTAACGGCCTTTCAAAAAAGGATGACCTTGCCAGCGGTGGCCGGCATATGAGCAACCACTTCGCCAAACCTGAATGGAATATCCATAATGTAAGTTCTGCAACCGGCAATCACACGCTGCATGCAGTGGGCGTTGCCAGGGCAATGAAAAAGTATAATCACAAAGGCGTAGCCATTAGTTCCCAGGGCGAATCTTCAGTTTCTGAAGGATATGTATACGAAGCCATCAACGGAGCCAGTAATGAAAAGCTGCCGGTAATTTTTGTGTTCCAGGATAACAAATATGGGATTTCGGTTCCCAAAAGAGATCAGACCGCTAACTATCATGTGGCAGAAAACTTTTCCGGGTTCCGCAACCTGCGCATCATTTATTGTGATGGAAAAAGTATGTTTGATTCTATGAACGCCATGCAAGTAGCTAAGAAACATGCGATCGAAAAGCAGGAGGCTGTTATTGTTCATGCAAGCACAGTTAGGATTCACAGCCACTCAAACTCCGATCGCCATGAACTTTACCGTGATGAAAACGAACGGCATTGTGCAAAAATGTCCGATCCGCTTGACCGCCTGCGCACCGTTTTGATCCGTTCAAAGAAATTCAAGGAAGAAGAATTGCTAGCTATTGAGGAAGAGGCCCATAAAGAAATGATGGCCGCCCACAGGAAAGTGATCAAGGCGCCCGATCCTTCACCAGATTCAATTTTTGATTTTGTGATTCCGGAACCTTATGTAAGCGAAAAATATCCTGATGGTTTGCACGACGGCAAAAAGGGTGAAAAAATGAAGCTTATCAGCGCTCTCAATGAAACCCTAAAGGCTGAGTTCCGCCACAATCCGGATACTTATATTTGGGGTCAAGACATCGCCTACCGCGAAAAAGGCGGAATTTTTAATGTCAGCAAGGGCATGCAGCAGGAATTCGGCATCGAGAGGGTTTTCAATGCCCCGATAGCCGAAGATTTTATTGTGGGAACCGCCAACGGAATGAGCCGCTTCGATCCCAAAATCCGTGTTGTGATCGAAGGCGCTGAGTTTGCCGATTATTTCTGGCCTGCCATGGAGCAAGTAGTTGAAATGAGCCACGATTACTGGCGTAGCAACGGAGCATTTTCTCCAAATGTAACCATCAGACTTGCATCAGGCGGATATATTGGTGGCGGCTTGTATCATTCCCAAACCATTGAAGGTGCGTTATCCACTTTACCGGGATTGAGAATCGTGTATCCATCTTTTGCTGATGATGCCGCCGGTTTGTTGCGAACCTCCATGCGATCAGAAGGTCCCACTATCTTCCTCGAACCTAAAACTCTCTACAACGATCCACTGGCTGAAACAGTTGTGCCCGAGGATTTTGAAGTACCTTTTGGTGTGGCACGCGTCAGGCGCGAAGGTTCAGACCTCAGCATCATTACTTTCGGAAATACCACACACATGAGCTTGCAGGTTGCTGACAGAATTGAAAAAGAAATGGGCAAAAGCTTGGAAGTAGTTGATATCCGCTCATTGGTTCCGCTAGATAAAGAAAGTATCCTGAAATCGGTGAGGAAAACCGGAAAGGTGCTGGTGGTGCACGAAGACAAAGTTTTTGCCGGTTTCGGAGGTGAACTGGCTGCCATTATCGCAGCAGAAGCTTTTGAATATCTAGACGCACCGGTAAAACGAGTTGGATCAACCTTCACACCGGTTGGTTTCAACCGCATCCTCGAAAGAGCTATCTTGCCGAATGCTGAGAAAATCTATGCAGTCGCGAAGGAATTGTTAGAATATTAA
- a CDS encoding TonB-dependent receptor, which produces MKTFNLILLAILLLTSRSIADGNEDALAPKLTVSGTIKDGGSGEMLLGATVYVKELRVGTTSNAYGFYSVSIPDGKYTFVYSFLGYEPEEISIQHSASQTIHIELMPQQKQLEEIVITSTRPEDNIVKNEMSTIRMEAKTIQRVPALMGEVDVIKAIQLLPGVQSASEGSSGFSVRGGSPDQNLILLDEATVYNASHLLGFFSVFNNDAVKDVTLYKGDIPASSGGRLASLLDVRMKEGNAKKFSGTGGVGTISSRLTLEGPIVNENTTFMLAGRRTYADIFLPFARDEEVRDNTLYFYDFNAKVNHRFNDNNRVFVSGYFGRDIFKNEFASMGFGNRTMTVRWNHLFSPRLFSNFTLVHSQYDYEIGTPSGRPDAFLWKSSMQDHSVKADFNFYVSPEFTIRFGASTTFHLFDPGAAKGLGSESLFTEFVVPRNYALQHGLYAAVEQNLGSKLSVKYGFRFSAFQNTGKSTVYFYDEEYIRYDSANFASGEIYNTFNGFEPRIGINYLLNEVSSVKASYSRTRQYIHLAQNSTAGTPLDLWFASSPNVKPQIADQFAIGYFRNFSENTIETSAEVYYKNMQNTIDFKDHAELLLNKEMEGELRFGKSWAYGLELMVRFNENRLNGWVSYTYSASRRQFGEINGGKEYSSPYDKPHDISVVLNYDLSRRIAFSTNWVYSTGAPVTLPIGKAQYGNAYIPIYSDRNAYRLPDYHRLDLSVILSSREKPERKWSSEWNFSVYNAYGRKNVWAINFVKDEDNPNELQAQKTYLFSFVPAITYNFKF; this is translated from the coding sequence ATGAAAACCTTTAACCTTATTTTACTTGCAATACTCTTACTCACTTCCCGATCAATTGCTGATGGCAATGAAGATGCTCTGGCTCCAAAACTTACAGTCAGCGGGACTATTAAAGATGGCGGTAGCGGCGAAATGCTTCTGGGTGCCACGGTTTACGTCAAAGAACTTCGGGTAGGAACCACATCAAATGCTTATGGATTTTACTCTGTGAGTATACCGGATGGGAAATATACCTTTGTTTATTCCTTTTTGGGTTACGAACCAGAAGAAATAAGCATTCAGCACAGTGCAAGCCAGACTATCCACATTGAACTAATGCCTCAGCAGAAGCAGTTGGAAGAAATAGTTATTACATCAACCCGGCCTGAAGACAATATTGTTAAGAATGAAATGAGCACCATTAGAATGGAAGCTAAAACCATCCAGCGCGTTCCTGCCCTGATGGGAGAAGTAGACGTAATAAAGGCAATCCAGTTGCTTCCGGGTGTTCAATCAGCCAGCGAAGGTTCTTCGGGGTTCAGTGTGAGGGGCGGTTCACCGGATCAAAACCTCATTTTACTCGACGAAGCCACTGTTTACAATGCCTCGCACTTACTTGGATTTTTCTCTGTTTTCAATAACGATGCCGTGAAAGATGTAACACTTTACAAAGGCGATATCCCGGCTTCGTCAGGCGGCAGGCTTGCCTCACTGCTTGATGTGCGGATGAAAGAAGGCAATGCAAAAAAATTCAGTGGAACCGGGGGAGTGGGAACTATTTCGAGCAGGCTCACACTTGAAGGTCCGATTGTAAATGAAAACACCACATTTATGCTTGCGGGTCGCAGAACCTATGCCGATATTTTCCTACCTTTTGCCCGCGACGAAGAAGTGCGCGATAACACTTTGTATTTCTATGATTTTAACGCCAAAGTAAACCATCGCTTCAACGATAACAACAGGGTTTTTGTAAGCGGTTATTTTGGGCGTGATATTTTTAAGAATGAGTTTGCCAGCATGGGTTTTGGTAACCGCACCATGACTGTGCGTTGGAACCATCTTTTCTCACCACGCCTTTTCTCAAATTTTACGCTGGTTCATAGCCAATACGATTATGAGATTGGTACCCCTTCCGGCCGACCCGATGCGTTTCTCTGGAAATCAAGCATGCAGGATCACAGCGTCAAGGCTGATTTTAATTTCTATGTTTCACCTGAATTCACTATCCGCTTTGGCGCATCCACCACATTTCATCTTTTCGATCCGGGAGCAGCCAAAGGGCTGGGTTCGGAAAGCCTGTTTACTGAATTTGTCGTGCCCCGGAATTATGCATTGCAACATGGTCTGTATGCTGCGGTTGAGCAAAACCTCGGCAGCAAACTCAGCGTGAAATATGGCTTTCGTTTCTCGGCATTCCAAAATACCGGAAAATCAACCGTGTACTTTTATGATGAAGAGTACATAAGATACGATTCAGCCAATTTTGCCAGCGGCGAGATTTACAATACTTTCAATGGCTTTGAACCCCGTATTGGTATAAATTATCTGCTAAATGAAGTTTCGTCAGTCAAAGCATCGTATTCCCGAACCAGGCAATACATTCATCTTGCCCAGAACTCTACAGCAGGAACACCACTTGACCTTTGGTTCGCATCAAGCCCGAATGTGAAACCCCAGATTGCCGATCAGTTTGCGATAGGGTATTTCAGGAATTTCAGCGAGAACACGATTGAAACTTCGGCAGAGGTGTATTATAAAAACATGCAGAACACAATTGATTTTAAGGATCATGCAGAGTTGCTGCTTAACAAGGAAATGGAAGGTGAACTGCGCTTTGGAAAATCCTGGGCTTATGGACTTGAACTAATGGTCAGGTTCAATGAGAACCGCCTGAACGGTTGGGTCAGCTATACTTATAGCGCGAGCCGCAGGCAGTTCGGTGAAATTAACGGCGGGAAAGAGTACTCTTCGCCTTACGATAAGCCGCATGATATTTCAGTAGTATTGAATTACGATTTAAGTCGCCGGATCGCATTCTCCACCAACTGGGTTTATTCAACCGGAGCGCCTGTAACGCTTCCAATCGGGAAAGCGCAATACGGAAATGCTTACATTCCGATTTACTCTGACCGCAATGCCTATCGCCTCCCCGATTATCACCGCCTCGATTTGTCAGTGATTCTCAGCAGCCGCGAAAAACCCGAAAGGAAATGGAGCAGCGAATGGAATTTCTCAGTGTATAATGCCTACGGCAGGAAAAATGTGTGGGCCATCAACTTTGTAAAGGATGAAGACAATCCGAATGAACTGCAAGCGCAGAAAACCTACCTATTTTCTTTTGTTCCGGCCATTACCTACAATTTCAAATTTTAA
- a CDS encoding glycosyltransferase family 9 protein, whose protein sequence is MLIIQTASIGDVILATPVIEQLHQEYPEASIDFLLKKGIEGVFSGHPFLNEVIIWDKSHKKYINYYKILRNVRARKYDAVINIQRFFASGLITALSGARIKAGFNKNPLAFTFTHKAKHIIGTQENPVHEVDRNLELIRDFCGEANAKVRLYTTEKDKAAIAGLITEKFICIAPASLWFTKQFPEEKWLEFITALNPLLRIYLLGSKSDVALCESLVKNSGREGIVNLAGKLTFLQSAALMQKATMNYVNDSAPMHLASAVNAPVAAIYCSTVPAFGFGPVSENSYIIETPEALPCRPCGLHGRPSCPEKHFKCAKTIKTDQLLRVLE, encoded by the coding sequence ATTCTAATCATACAAACAGCTTCCATTGGCGATGTGATCCTTGCCACGCCTGTGATTGAGCAATTGCATCAGGAATATCCTGAAGCCAGCATTGATTTTTTACTTAAAAAGGGAATTGAAGGTGTTTTTAGTGGCCATCCTTTTCTAAATGAGGTGATCATCTGGGACAAAAGCCACAAGAAATACATCAACTACTATAAAATTCTCAGGAATGTCAGAGCCAGGAAGTATGATGCCGTTATCAACATTCAAAGGTTTTTTGCCTCGGGTTTGATCACCGCACTATCAGGAGCCAGGATTAAAGCAGGCTTTAACAAGAACCCGCTGGCATTCACGTTCACACACAAGGCAAAACACATCATCGGAACCCAGGAAAATCCAGTGCATGAGGTTGACAGGAACCTTGAATTGATCAGGGATTTTTGTGGTGAAGCAAACGCTAAAGTCAGATTATATACTACCGAAAAAGATAAGGCTGCAATTGCCGGATTGATCACAGAAAAGTTCATCTGCATTGCTCCTGCTTCGCTGTGGTTCACCAAACAATTTCCAGAAGAGAAATGGTTGGAGTTTATTACCGCTTTGAATCCCTTACTTAGAATTTACTTGCTCGGTAGCAAATCGGATGTTGCATTGTGCGAAAGTTTGGTTAAGAATTCAGGCAGGGAGGGAATTGTGAACCTTGCCGGCAAACTCACTTTCCTGCAATCCGCAGCATTGATGCAAAAGGCTACAATGAATTATGTAAACGATTCAGCGCCTATGCACCTGGCATCGGCAGTGAATGCACCTGTTGCAGCTATCTATTGCTCAACGGTTCCTGCTTTTGGGTTCGGACCGGTTTCAGAAAATTCATATATAATTGAAACGCCGGAAGCATTGCCCTGCCGCCCCTGCGGTCTGCATGGCAGGCCTTCCTGCCCTGAAAAACATTTTAAATGCGCTAAAACCATTAAAACGGATCAATTGTTGAGAGTATTGGAGTGA
- a CDS encoding energy transducer TonB — protein MKTKQAGVERYRPVFTQIGYIVALGITLMAFEWKTYEKAVSISLGPSRTIEIEELAPVTMQPKLPPPPVAIAQFTLNNDPEIDIPDLFIDAGIDDNIPVEPWIPPALTEDLPVIDDTPRVFVEIMPTFPGGESAMRKFLGDRLRYPEQAKAAGISGTVYLSFVVERNGNISHVEILRGVEVSLNEEAIRVIKSMPAWSPGIQAGRPVRVKFNTGIKFVLE, from the coding sequence ATGAAAACAAAGCAAGCAGGCGTAGAACGCTACCGACCGGTTTTTACCCAGATCGGCTACATCGTTGCACTCGGAATTACATTAATGGCTTTCGAATGGAAAACCTATGAAAAAGCCGTAAGCATTTCATTAGGCCCAAGCCGTACCATTGAAATTGAAGAGTTAGCACCTGTTACAATGCAGCCCAAACTACCACCACCACCCGTTGCAATTGCTCAGTTTACGCTGAACAACGATCCGGAGATTGATATACCCGATCTTTTTATTGACGCTGGCATTGATGACAATATACCAGTTGAACCATGGATCCCACCTGCTCTGACAGAAGACCTACCTGTAATTGATGATACGCCAAGAGTTTTTGTAGAGATCATGCCTACATTCCCTGGCGGAGAATCAGCAATGCGAAAGTTCTTAGGCGACCGTTTACGCTATCCCGAACAGGCAAAAGCTGCAGGAATTTCGGGCACAGTCTATTTATCGTTTGTTGTTGAAAGAAATGGCAACATCAGCCATGTAGAAATACTTCGCGGTGTAGAAGTAAGCTTGAACGAAGAGGCTATAAGGGTAATTAAATCCATGCCGGCATGGAGCCCGGGTATACAGGCAGGACGTCCGGTAAGGGTGAAATTTAATACGGGAATTAAATTTGTGCTGGAATAA
- a CDS encoding sigma-70 family RNA polymerase sigma factor, translating to MHFLYDKEKAADAVMGIFEQLFESVNRHEVSNFKAWISTVSKNYCLMQLRQSSAKRLVLMDDMEKLSDQLMENEHLLHHDNNDTDAKIETLLNSISALNTHQQQCIRLFYLESYSYQEVASFTGLNLAEVKSHIQNGKRNLKLFIEGKK from the coding sequence ATGCACTTTCTTTATGATAAGGAAAAAGCGGCTGATGCGGTTATGGGAATTTTTGAACAGCTTTTTGAATCTGTCAACCGGCACGAAGTCAGTAATTTTAAAGCCTGGATCAGCACAGTTAGCAAAAACTATTGTTTGATGCAGTTACGCCAGTCATCTGCAAAACGTCTGGTGTTAATGGATGATATGGAAAAATTATCGGATCAACTTATGGAAAATGAGCATTTATTGCATCATGATAATAATGACACGGATGCTAAAATAGAAACACTGCTAAACTCAATTTCAGCGCTAAATACGCATCAACAGCAATGCATCAGGCTGTTTTACCTCGAATCTTATTCATATCAGGAAGTTGCTTCCTTCACTGGTTTGAATCTGGCAGAGGTTAAAAGCCATATACAAAACGGGAAACGCAATCTGAAGCTGTTCATAGAGGGTAAAAAGTAA